In Serratia marcescens subsp. marcescens ATCC 13880, a single genomic region encodes these proteins:
- a CDS encoding autotransporter serine protease: MTTTMGFDSKGNARRSPWRLNALVCCMALAGYAQAAPHEVSGQAGDPASWRSAEFNANWGLGAIHADEAYAAGYTGKGQKVGIFDTPVNRHPEFAGDGKLINVVTEGYRAYTDPHRPGINAGDRFYFDGTFHFYSGSQGMLSNHGVHVAGISAANRDGVGMHGVAFDSQVISVDNDNDGPAYGEFLGLDGAVTNAGWQAMIKSGVRVINNSWGVSIPDFLSDGGRDPNALHFELKDAQEQFDQVKPLLGSLAGAGYQGAIDAARKNILVLFAAGNDGNYNQPDVISGLAYFVPDIAPNWLSVASVAQDATSTNSVPYTISSFSSRCGYTASFCVSSPGSKIYSTVANGSDPANLVSDYGNKNGTSMATPHVTGAVAVLLQRFPYMSSAQIADVLKTTATDMGAPGIDALYGWGMINLGKAINGPGMFYTVEDIPAEFRIPDPTGVAYGPTQFVANIPGLGAEVDAGTLHARKCDDISCELEVYSNNISGHGGLTKEGRGTLVMTGANTYSGPTLVNQGRLAINGSVTSAVSVQSGGIVGGSGTVGSLTARRGGTVAPGNSIGTLNVAGDVSFEPGSRYAVEVGPNGQSDRIQSGGAATIGGGEVAVTLENSSNLLTQSEVRSLLGQQYTILSAQQGVSGQFDAVAPNYLFLGTGLSYQPTGVTLSVGRNGTSFASVAQTPNERAVAAAADALAAGNPVYESLLNSGTAGEARQAFRQLSGQIHADIASALVNDSRYLREALNGRLRQAEGLASSSAIKADEDGAWAQLLGAWDHASGDANATGYQASTYGVLVGLDSAAAADWRLGVATGYTRTSLHGGYGSKADSDNYHLAAYGDKQFGALALRGGAGYTWHRIDTKRSVNYGMQSDRDTAKYSARTEQLFAEAGYSVKGEWLNLEPFVNLAYVNFENNGIAESGGAAALRGDKQHTDATVSTLGLRADTEWQVSPGTTVALRSELGWQHQYGGLERGTGLRFNGGNAPFVVDSVPVSRDGMVLKAGAEVAVNENASLSLGYGGLLSQNHQDNSVNAGFTWRF, translated from the coding sequence ATGACAACAACAATGGGTTTTGATAGCAAAGGAAACGCTCGCCGCTCGCCGTGGCGGCTGAACGCGCTGGTCTGCTGCATGGCGCTGGCGGGGTATGCGCAGGCGGCGCCGCACGAGGTGAGCGGCCAAGCCGGCGATCCGGCCAGCTGGCGCAGCGCCGAATTCAACGCCAACTGGGGGCTGGGGGCGATCCACGCCGATGAGGCCTATGCCGCCGGCTACACCGGCAAAGGGCAGAAGGTGGGCATTTTCGATACCCCGGTCAACCGCCATCCCGAGTTCGCCGGCGACGGCAAACTGATCAACGTGGTCACCGAAGGCTATCGCGCCTATACCGATCCGCACCGGCCGGGGATTAACGCCGGCGATCGCTTTTACTTCGACGGCACCTTCCACTTCTACAGCGGTTCACAGGGCATGCTGAGCAATCACGGGGTGCACGTCGCGGGCATCAGCGCGGCGAACCGCGACGGCGTCGGCATGCACGGCGTGGCCTTCGATTCGCAGGTGATCAGCGTCGATAATGACAACGACGGCCCGGCCTACGGCGAATTCCTCGGCCTGGACGGCGCCGTCACCAATGCCGGCTGGCAGGCGATGATCAAGAGCGGCGTGCGGGTGATCAACAACAGCTGGGGCGTCAGTATTCCCGATTTCCTGTCCGACGGCGGCCGCGATCCCAACGCGCTGCACTTTGAGCTGAAGGATGCGCAGGAACAGTTCGATCAGGTCAAACCGCTGCTCGGCAGTTTGGCCGGCGCAGGCTATCAGGGCGCCATCGACGCGGCGCGCAAAAATATTCTGGTGCTGTTCGCCGCCGGTAACGACGGCAACTACAATCAGCCGGATGTGATCAGCGGCCTGGCCTATTTCGTGCCGGACATCGCGCCGAACTGGCTGTCGGTCGCCAGCGTGGCGCAGGATGCGACATCGACCAACAGCGTGCCTTACACCATCAGCAGCTTCTCTTCCCGTTGCGGCTATACCGCCAGCTTCTGCGTCTCGTCGCCGGGCAGCAAAATCTACAGCACCGTGGCCAACGGTTCCGATCCGGCCAACCTGGTGTCGGACTACGGCAATAAAAACGGCACCTCGATGGCGACGCCGCACGTCACCGGCGCGGTGGCGGTGTTGCTGCAGCGCTTCCCGTACATGAGCTCGGCGCAGATTGCCGACGTGCTGAAAACCACCGCCACCGACATGGGCGCGCCGGGCATCGACGCGCTCTACGGCTGGGGGATGATCAACCTGGGCAAAGCCATCAACGGCCCGGGCATGTTCTATACCGTCGAAGATATTCCTGCGGAGTTCCGCATTCCGGATCCGACGGGCGTGGCCTACGGCCCGACCCAGTTTGTCGCCAATATTCCGGGTCTGGGCGCCGAGGTGGATGCCGGCACGCTGCACGCCAGAAAGTGTGACGACATCAGTTGCGAACTGGAAGTCTACTCCAACAACATCTCCGGCCATGGCGGCCTGACCAAAGAAGGGAGGGGCACGCTGGTCATGACCGGCGCCAACACCTATTCCGGGCCGACGCTGGTCAATCAGGGGCGGCTGGCGATCAACGGCTCGGTCACCTCGGCCGTCAGCGTGCAGAGCGGCGGCATCGTCGGCGGCAGCGGCACCGTCGGTTCGCTGACCGCCCGCCGCGGCGGCACCGTGGCGCCGGGCAACTCGATCGGCACCCTGAACGTGGCCGGCGACGTCAGCTTCGAGCCGGGTTCGCGCTATGCGGTGGAAGTGGGGCCGAACGGCCAGAGCGATCGGATCCAGAGCGGTGGAGCGGCGACGATCGGCGGCGGCGAGGTGGCGGTCACGCTGGAGAACAGCAGCAACCTGCTGACGCAAAGCGAGGTGCGCAGCCTGCTGGGCCAGCAGTACACCATCCTGAGCGCGCAGCAGGGGGTGAGCGGGCAGTTTGACGCGGTGGCGCCGAACTACCTGTTCCTCGGCACCGGGCTGAGCTACCAGCCGACCGGGGTAACGCTGAGCGTCGGGCGCAACGGCACAAGCTTCGCCAGCGTGGCGCAGACGCCGAACGAACGGGCGGTGGCGGCGGCGGCGGATGCGCTGGCGGCGGGCAACCCGGTGTACGAGAGCCTGCTCAACAGCGGCACGGCGGGCGAGGCGCGGCAGGCGTTCCGTCAGCTGTCGGGGCAAATCCATGCGGACATCGCGTCGGCGCTGGTGAACGACAGCCGCTACCTGCGTGAGGCGCTGAACGGGCGTCTGCGTCAGGCGGAAGGGCTGGCGAGCTCGTCGGCCATCAAGGCGGACGAGGACGGCGCCTGGGCGCAGCTGCTGGGAGCGTGGGACCATGCGTCGGGCGACGCCAACGCCACCGGCTATCAGGCCTCGACCTACGGGGTGCTGGTGGGGCTGGACTCGGCGGCGGCGGCCGACTGGCGGCTGGGGGTGGCGACCGGCTACACCCGCACCTCGCTGCACGGCGGGTACGGGTCGAAGGCGGACAGCGACAACTACCACCTGGCGGCGTACGGCGACAAGCAGTTCGGGGCGCTGGCGCTACGCGGCGGGGCGGGCTACACCTGGCACCGCATCGACACCAAGCGGTCGGTGAACTACGGGATGCAGTCGGACCGCGACACGGCGAAGTACAGCGCGCGCACCGAGCAGCTGTTCGCGGAAGCGGGCTACAGCGTGAAGGGCGAGTGGCTGAACCTGGAGCCGTTCGTCAACCTGGCGTACGTGAACTTTGAAAACAACGGCATTGCGGAAAGCGGCGGCGCAGCGGCGCTGCGCGGCGACAAGCAGCACACCGACGCGACGGTGTCGACGCTGGGACTGCGCGCGGACACTGAGTGGCAGGTGAGCCCGGGCACGACGGTGGCGCTGCGCAGCGAGCTGGGGTGGCAACACCAGTACGGCGGGCTGGAGCGTGGCACCGGGCTGCGGTTCAACGGCGGCAACGCGCCGTTCGTGGTGGACAGCGTGCCGGTGTCGCGCGACGGGATGGTGCTGAAGGCGGGGGCGGAAGTGGCGGTGAACGAGAACGCCTCGCTGTCGCTGGGCTACGGCGGGCTGCTGTCGCAGAACCACCAGGACAACAGCGTCAACGCCGGTTTCACCTGGCGTTTCTAA
- a CDS encoding autotransporter serine protease → MLICLTAIGGAQASSYIENGKAGDPASWRSSEFNAEWGLGAIHADQAYAAGYTGKGIKLGIFDQPVYAKHPEFAGENKVINLVTEGIREYTDPYIPVKKGDAFRYDGTPSVDSDGTLGSHGTHVGGIAAGSRDGGAMHGVAFNAQIISAENGDPGPEDGIILGNDGAVYQAGWDALVASGARIINNSWGIGITEKFDEGGYDPAYPHFTVNDAQKQFDQIKQILGTKPGGAYQGAIDAARSGVVTIFAAGNDGNLNNPDAMAGLAYFVPDIAPNWLSVASLQDPTNTGDYSISTFSSRCGYTASLCVSAPGTRVYSSVIEGTSVENLTTGYAKYSGTSMAAPHVAGSVAVLMERFPYLNGAQVAEVLKTTATDMGAPGIDALYGWGMINLGKAINGPGMLVTAEDIPEEFRIPDPTGVAYGPTQFVVDLPGVGAVLDKGKPTERVCSDVLCGLDVWSNDISGHGGLTKQGIGTLVLTGNNTYSGPTLVNQGRLAINGSVTSAVSVQSGGIVGGSGTVGSLTARRGGTVAPGNSIGTLNVAGNVSFEPGSRYAVEVGPNGQSDRIQSGGAATIGGGEVAVTLENSSNLLTQGEVRSLLGQQYTILSAQQGVSGQFDAVAPNYLFLGTGLSYQPTGVTLSVGRNGTSFASVAQTPNERAVAAAADALAAGNPVYESLLNSGTAGEARQAFRQLSGQIHADIASALVNDSRYLREALNGRLRQAEGLASSSAIKADEDGAWAQLLGAWDHASGDANATGYQASTYGVLVGLDSAAAADWRLGVATGYTRTSLHGGYGSKADSDNYHLAAYGDKQFGALALRGGAGYTWHRIDTKRSVNYGMQSDRDTAKYSARTEQLFAEAGYSVKGEWLNLEPFVNLAYVNFENNGIAESGGAAALRGDKQHTDATVSTLGLRADTEWQVSPGTTVALRSELGWQHQYGGLERGTGLRFNGGNAPFVVDSVPVSRDGMVLKAGAEVAVNENASLSLGYGGLLSQNHQDNSVNAGFTWRF, encoded by the coding sequence ATGCTGATCTGCCTGACGGCGATTGGCGGGGCGCAGGCCTCCAGCTATATAGAGAACGGCAAAGCGGGCGATCCGGCCAGCTGGCGCAGCAGTGAGTTCAATGCGGAATGGGGGCTGGGGGCAATCCACGCCGACCAGGCCTACGCCGCCGGTTATACCGGAAAAGGCATCAAACTTGGCATTTTCGATCAGCCAGTCTACGCCAAGCACCCGGAGTTCGCCGGTGAGAATAAGGTGATCAATCTGGTTACCGAAGGCATCCGCGAATATACCGACCCCTATATTCCGGTGAAAAAAGGCGACGCTTTCCGCTATGACGGCACACCGAGCGTGGATTCCGATGGTACGCTCGGTTCGCACGGCACCCATGTGGGCGGCATCGCCGCCGGCAGCCGAGACGGCGGCGCCATGCACGGCGTGGCGTTCAACGCGCAGATCATCAGCGCGGAAAACGGCGATCCCGGCCCGGAGGACGGCATCATCCTCGGCAACGACGGCGCGGTGTACCAGGCCGGTTGGGATGCGCTGGTGGCCAGCGGCGCGCGCATCATCAACAACAGCTGGGGCATCGGCATCACCGAAAAGTTTGATGAGGGCGGTTATGACCCGGCTTATCCGCATTTCACAGTAAACGATGCGCAAAAGCAGTTCGATCAGATCAAACAGATCCTCGGCACCAAGCCCGGCGGCGCCTATCAGGGCGCGATCGACGCGGCCCGCAGCGGCGTGGTCACCATCTTCGCCGCCGGTAACGACGGCAATCTGAATAACCCCGATGCCATGGCCGGTCTGGCTTATTTTGTGCCGGACATCGCGCCGAACTGGCTGTCGGTCGCCAGCCTGCAGGATCCGACCAATACCGGCGATTACAGCATCAGCACCTTCTCTTCTCGCTGCGGTTACACCGCCAGCCTCTGCGTCTCGGCGCCGGGCACCCGGGTATACAGCTCGGTAATCGAAGGCACCAGCGTGGAGAATCTGACGACCGGTTACGCCAAATACAGCGGCACTTCGATGGCGGCGCCGCACGTGGCCGGCAGCGTTGCCGTGCTGATGGAGCGTTTCCCGTATCTGAATGGCGCGCAGGTGGCGGAGGTGCTGAAAACCACCGCCACCGACATGGGCGCGCCGGGCATCGACGCGCTCTACGGCTGGGGGATGATCAACCTGGGCAAGGCCATCAACGGCCCGGGCATGTTGGTGACCGCCGAGGATATTCCCGAAGAATTCCGCATTCCGGATCCGACGGGCGTGGCTTACGGCCCGACCCAGTTTGTAGTGGATCTGCCGGGCGTCGGCGCGGTGCTGGACAAGGGCAAACCGACCGAGCGCGTCTGCAGCGATGTGTTGTGCGGGCTGGACGTCTGGAGCAACGACATCTCCGGCCATGGCGGCCTGACCAAACAGGGCATCGGCACGTTGGTGCTGACCGGTAACAACACCTATTCCGGGCCGACGCTGGTCAATCAGGGGCGGCTGGCGATCAACGGCTCGGTCACCTCGGCCGTCAGCGTGCAGAGCGGCGGCATCGTCGGCGGCAGCGGCACGGTCGGTTCGCTGACCGCCCGCCGCGGCGGCACCGTGGCGCCGGGCAACTCGATCGGCACCCTGAACGTGGCCGGCAACGTCAGCTTCGAGCCGGGTTCGCGCTATGCGGTGGAAGTGGGCCCGAACGGCCAGAGTGATCGGATCCAGAGCGGCGGAGCGGCGACGATCGGCGGCGGCGAGGTGGCGGTCACGCTGGAGAACAGCAGCAACCTGCTGACGCAAGGCGAGGTGCGCAGCCTGCTGGGCCAGCAGTACACCATCCTGAGCGCGCAGCAGGGGGTGAGCGGGCAGTTTGACGCGGTGGCGCCGAACTACCTGTTCCTCGGCACCGGGCTGAGCTACCAGCCGACCGGGGTAACGCTGAGCGTCGGGCGCAACGGCACAAGCTTCGCCAGCGTGGCGCAGACGCCGAACGAACGGGCGGTGGCGGCGGCGGCGGATGCGCTGGCGGCGGGCAACCCGGTGTACGAGAGCCTGCTCAACAGCGGCACGGCGGGCGAGGCGCGGCAGGCGTTCCGTCAGCTGTCGGGGCAAATCCATGCGGACATCGCGTCGGCGCTGGTGAACGACAGCCGCTACCTGCGTGAGGCGCTGAACGGGCGTCTGCGTCAGGCGGAAGGGCTGGCGAGCTCGTCGGCCATCAAGGCGGACGAGGACGGCGCCTGGGCGCAGCTGCTGGGAGCGTGGGACCATGCGTCGGGCGACGCCAACGCCACCGGCTATCAGGCCTCGACCTACGGGGTGCTGGTGGGGCTGGACTCGGCGGCGGCGGCCGACTGGCGGCTGGGGGTGGCGACCGGCTACACCCGCACCTCGCTGCACGGCGGGTACGGGTCGAAGGCGGACAGCGACAACTACCACCTGGCGGCGTACGGCGACAAGCAGTTCGGGGCGCTGGCGCTGCGCGGCGGGGCGGGCTACACCTGGCACCGCATCGACACCAAGCGCTCGGTGAACTACGGGATGCAGTCGGACCGCGACACGGCGAAGTACAGCGCGCGCACCGAGCAGCTGTTCGCGGAAGCGGGCTACAGCGTGAAGGGCGAGTGGCTGAACCTGGAGCCGTTCGTCAACCTGGCGTACGTGAACTTTGAAAACAACGGCATTGCGGAAAGCGGCGGCGCAGCGGCGCTGCGCGGCGACAAGCAGCACACCGACGCGACGGTGTCGACGCTGGGACTGCGTGCGGACACTGAGTGGCAGGTGAGCCCGGGCACGACGGTGGCGCTGCGCAGCGAGCTGGGGTGGCAACACCAGTACGGCGGGCTGGAGCGTGGCACCGGGCTGCGGTTCAACGGCGGCAACGCGCCGTTCGTGGTGGACAGCGTGCCGGTGTCGCGCGACGGGATGGTGCTGAAGGCGGGGGCGGAAGTGGCGGTGAACGAGAACGCCTCGCTGTCGCTGGGCTACGGCGGGCTGCTGTCGCAGAACCATCAGGACAACAGCGTCAACGCCGGCTTCACCTGGCGCTTCTAA
- a CDS encoding TetR/AcrR family transcriptional regulator: protein MHEVYVPIDAFPTPFDPSLTSTRAKTYRLLLASAMTLYDEGAFPSITELAAHAQVSRATAYRYFPTQSALISAVVAESLGPILEWRPQDDDALKRIRQLLTFAYPQMERHEGALRAALQLSLQQWAHATPGEKFVRGNRKRLLALAVEPLQGKLPPDSLQRVIHAFSLIYGSEVFLVLKDIWGLELESIQDVTQWMAKAILRQAEEDATNCKKTSAG from the coding sequence ATGCATGAGGTTTATGTGCCGATAGATGCCTTTCCCACCCCGTTTGATCCTTCACTGACTTCCACCCGGGCAAAAACCTACCGTTTGTTGCTGGCCAGCGCGATGACGCTGTATGACGAAGGGGCGTTTCCTTCGATCACCGAACTGGCGGCGCATGCGCAGGTATCGCGTGCGACGGCCTACCGCTATTTTCCGACCCAGAGTGCGCTGATTAGCGCCGTGGTGGCGGAAAGCCTGGGGCCTATTCTGGAATGGCGCCCGCAAGACGATGACGCCCTGAAACGCATCCGGCAGTTGCTGACTTTCGCCTATCCTCAGATGGAGCGGCACGAGGGAGCATTGCGCGCGGCGCTGCAACTCTCTTTGCAACAGTGGGCGCACGCGACGCCGGGCGAGAAATTCGTGCGCGGCAACCGCAAGCGTCTGTTGGCGCTGGCGGTGGAACCGCTGCAGGGCAAACTGCCGCCGGACTCTCTGCAGAGAGTGATTCATGCTTTCTCGCTGATTTACGGCTCGGAGGTGTTCCTGGTGCTGAAAGATATCTGGGGGCTGGAGCTTGAGAGCATTCAGGACGTCACGCAATGGATGGCCAAAGCCATTCTGCGTCAGGCGGAAGAGGACGCGACGAACTGCAAAAAAACATCAGCAGGATAA
- a CDS encoding Tm-1-like ATP-binding domain-containing protein has product MKDTSNFVYIATTADTKGQELEYVRRLIAALNLPTRTVDLSTRRLPFDSPADIGPEDVARHHPAGADAVFCASRGQAIAAMATAFERFILTRRDIAALLGLGGSGGTAIITPAMQQLPIGLPKVMVSSMAAGDVSAYVGASDINMLYSVTDLAGLNRISRRVLGNAARQIAGAVHFAAVDYHDNNPAIGLTTFGVTTPCIQALVAELGSQWDCLTFHATGSGGRSLEKLIDNRQLHGAIDLTTTEVADYLFGGMLPCNADRFGAIARTGIPCVLSCGAIDMINFGAPNTVPARYANRLRHHHNPQVTLVRTSARENALMGRWMGEKINACAGEVRFVIPAGGVSALDAPGQPFWDPAALAAFTQALEETVHATGKRRLIKTPYHINDPRFAQAVAEQFRHIVGGE; this is encoded by the coding sequence ATGAAAGACACTTCAAATTTTGTCTATATTGCTACCACAGCAGATACGAAAGGACAAGAGCTGGAGTATGTACGGCGGCTGATCGCTGCCCTGAATTTACCCACGCGAACCGTCGATCTTTCCACTCGTCGCTTGCCGTTTGACTCCCCGGCCGATATCGGTCCAGAGGACGTCGCACGCCACCATCCGGCAGGCGCCGACGCGGTCTTCTGCGCCAGTCGCGGCCAGGCGATCGCCGCCATGGCGACCGCTTTCGAACGTTTTATCCTGACGCGCCGCGATATCGCCGCCTTGCTTGGCCTGGGCGGTTCCGGCGGCACCGCCATCATCACGCCGGCCATGCAGCAGCTGCCGATCGGCCTGCCGAAAGTGATGGTCTCGAGCATGGCGGCGGGAGACGTTTCCGCCTATGTCGGCGCCAGCGATATCAACATGCTGTATTCGGTCACCGATCTCGCCGGCCTGAATCGCATCTCGCGACGGGTGCTGGGCAACGCGGCGCGCCAGATAGCCGGCGCAGTGCACTTCGCCGCCGTCGACTATCACGACAACAATCCCGCGATCGGCCTGACGACGTTTGGCGTCACCACGCCCTGCATTCAGGCGTTGGTTGCCGAGCTGGGATCGCAATGGGATTGCCTGACGTTTCATGCGACCGGCAGCGGCGGCAGATCGTTGGAAAAACTGATCGATAACCGCCAACTGCACGGCGCCATCGATTTGACCACGACCGAAGTGGCCGATTACCTGTTTGGCGGCATGCTGCCCTGCAATGCGGATCGTTTCGGTGCCATCGCGCGTACCGGCATCCCGTGCGTGCTCTCCTGCGGCGCGATAGACATGATCAACTTCGGCGCGCCGAATACGGTGCCGGCTCGCTATGCCAACCGTCTTCGTCACCATCACAACCCGCAAGTGACGCTGGTGCGCACCAGCGCGCGAGAGAATGCGTTAATGGGGCGTTGGATGGGCGAAAAAATCAACGCCTGCGCGGGCGAAGTGCGTTTCGTTATCCCGGCGGGCGGCGTATCGGCTTTGGATGCGCCCGGCCAACCGTTCTGGGATCCGGCGGCGCTGGCCGCCTTTACGCAAGCGCTGGAAGAAACGGTGCACGCCACCGGCAAACGCCGGTTGATAAAAACGCCTTATCATATTAACGACCCGCGCTTTGCGCAGGCCGTTGCCGAACAGTTTCGGCACATTGTCGGCGGAGAATGA
- the spy gene encoding ATP-independent periplasmic protein-refolding chaperone Spy, with the protein MRKLTALFIASTLALGSASAAFAADTATAPAADAAPMKMMHHKGEGKGGPFAGLNLTEQQRQQMRDIMKESHQKRGPGMKEERQALHNLVASDSFDEAKAKAQIDAIGKAQSERMLARAKAENKMYNLLTPEQKKQYNENYQKREQKMMDHMNKMKEQMSAGQ; encoded by the coding sequence ATGCGTAAATTGACGGCTTTATTTATTGCTTCCACGCTGGCTCTGGGTTCTGCTTCCGCGGCGTTCGCCGCCGATACGGCGACGGCTCCGGCGGCGGATGCGGCGCCGATGAAAATGATGCATCACAAGGGTGAAGGCAAAGGCGGCCCGTTCGCCGGGCTGAACCTGACCGAGCAGCAGCGCCAGCAGATGCGCGACATCATGAAAGAGTCGCACCAGAAGCGCGGGCCGGGCATGAAAGAGGAGCGCCAGGCGCTGCACAATCTGGTCGCTTCCGACAGCTTTGACGAAGCGAAGGCGAAGGCGCAAATTGACGCGATCGGTAAAGCGCAATCCGAACGCATGCTGGCACGCGCCAAAGCGGAAAATAAAATGTATAACCTGCTGACGCCTGAGCAGAAAAAACAATACAATGAGAATTATCAGAAACGCGAGCAAAAGATGATGGACCACATGAATAAAATGAAGGAGCAGATGTCCGCCGGTCAGTAA
- the pdeR gene encoding cyclic di-GMP phosphodiesterase translates to MPADQGPELLSAHFGTQSPHWRLAFDSNALELSAVKGKAHIAVALSAMEAAKIRRLTGVTASLELTITLAGEPLHLHLVGRRVNNLEWAGTASAFSDTQSVARDLVHGLSFAEQVVSEANSVIVIVDQHGRIQRFNRLSEEYTGLHEHEVIGKNVFQLFMSPEEAAASRRNIAGFFRNGSSYEVERWVKTVKGERLFLFRNKFVHSGSGKNEVFLICSGTDITEERRAQERLRVLANTDLITGLPNRNAIQDKINHAIATRGEESFGLVYLDLDNFKKVNDAYGHMFGDRLLVEVALAILGCLSPDQVLARLGGDEFLVLAPQSDRERLQTLAQRIIDRLKTPFRIGLIEVYTGCSIGIALCPEHGNDLDSLIRSADTAMYVAKEHGKRTYTVFSPEMNKRVAEYMWLDTNLRKGLEQNQLVLYYQPKIDAHSGEVHSVEALVRWDSPERGLIPPLQFISYAEESGLIGPLGQWVLQTAAGQAAQWQEQGLNLRVAVNLSARQLADDGIVNDLLGVLHRHRMAPCLLDFELTESSLIEDENRARALITRLRELGAQVHLDDFGTGYSSLAQLARIPLDAIKLDKSFVRGVNFNPVSQSLVRAIVAAAEALAFRVIAEGVETESENHFLDEVGVDEKQGFLFARPMLPEQLEHWLQSYRPRSPSA, encoded by the coding sequence ATGCCCGCAGACCAAGGCCCTGAGCTTCTTAGCGCTCACTTCGGCACCCAAAGCCCCCACTGGCGGCTGGCGTTTGACAGCAATGCCCTGGAGCTGTCCGCCGTTAAGGGCAAAGCTCATATCGCGGTAGCGCTCAGCGCCATGGAAGCGGCGAAAATCCGCCGTCTGACCGGCGTGACCGCCAGCCTTGAGCTGACCATTACGTTGGCCGGTGAACCGCTGCATCTGCATCTGGTCGGGCGCCGCGTCAACAACCTCGAATGGGCGGGCACGGCTTCCGCCTTCAGCGACACCCAATCGGTGGCGCGCGACCTGGTGCACGGCCTCTCCTTCGCCGAGCAGGTGGTGTCCGAAGCCAACTCGGTGATCGTGATCGTCGATCAGCACGGCCGCATCCAGCGCTTCAACCGACTGAGCGAGGAGTACACCGGACTGCACGAACACGAGGTGATCGGCAAAAACGTTTTCCAGCTGTTTATGAGCCCGGAAGAAGCCGCCGCTTCGCGGCGCAACATCGCCGGCTTCTTCCGCAACGGTTCGTCCTATGAGGTGGAACGCTGGGTAAAGACGGTCAAGGGCGAACGGCTGTTCCTGTTCCGCAACAAATTCGTGCACAGCGGCAGCGGCAAAAACGAAGTCTTTCTGATCTGCTCCGGTACCGACATCACCGAAGAACGCCGCGCGCAAGAGCGGCTACGGGTGCTGGCCAACACCGATCTCATCACCGGCCTGCCGAACCGCAACGCCATCCAGGACAAGATCAATCACGCCATCGCCACGCGCGGCGAAGAGAGTTTCGGCCTGGTGTACCTCGATCTCGACAACTTCAAAAAGGTCAACGACGCCTACGGCCATATGTTCGGCGATCGGCTGCTGGTCGAGGTCGCGCTGGCGATCCTCGGCTGCCTGAGCCCGGATCAAGTGCTCGCCCGCCTCGGCGGCGACGAATTCTTGGTGCTGGCGCCGCAAAGCGATCGCGAGCGCCTGCAAACGCTGGCGCAGCGCATTATCGACAGGCTGAAGACCCCTTTTCGCATCGGTCTGATTGAGGTGTATACCGGCTGTTCGATCGGCATCGCGCTGTGCCCGGAGCACGGCAACGATCTCGACAGCCTGATCCGCAGCGCCGATACCGCCATGTACGTCGCCAAGGAGCACGGAAAACGCACCTATACCGTCTTCTCGCCGGAGATGAACAAACGCGTCGCCGAATACATGTGGCTGGACACCAATCTGCGCAAAGGGTTGGAACAAAATCAGCTGGTGCTGTATTACCAGCCTAAAATCGACGCGCACAGCGGCGAAGTGCACAGCGTGGAAGCGCTGGTGCGCTGGGATTCGCCGGAGCGCGGCCTGATCCCGCCGCTGCAGTTCATCTCCTATGCCGAGGAGTCCGGCCTGATCGGCCCGTTGGGCCAATGGGTGCTGCAAACCGCCGCCGGGCAGGCGGCGCAATGGCAAGAGCAGGGATTGAATCTGCGGGTGGCGGTCAACCTCTCTGCCCGTCAGCTGGCCGACGACGGCATCGTCAACGACCTGCTCGGGGTGCTGCACCGTCACCGCATGGCCCCCTGCCTGCTGGACTTCGAGTTGACCGAAAGCAGCCTGATTGAAGACGAGAACCGCGCGCGCGCGCTGATCACCCGGCTGCGCGAACTGGGCGCGCAGGTGCATCTCGACGACTTTGGCACCGGCTATTCGTCGCTGGCGCAGCTGGCACGCATTCCTCTGGACGCCATCAAGCTGGATAAAAGCTTCGTGCGCGGGGTGAATTTCAATCCGGTATCGCAATCGCTGGTACGCGCGATCGTCGCGGCGGCGGAGGCGTTGGCCTTCCGCGTGATCGCCGAAGGGGTGGAGACCGAGAGCGAAAACCACTTCCTCGACGAGGTCGGCGTGGACGAAAAACAGGGCTTTCTGTTCGCGCGGCCAATGCTCCCGGAACAGCTGGAGCATTGGCTGCAGTCCTATCGCCCGCGCTCACCCTCCGCATGA